One Sphingopyxis macrogoltabida genomic region harbors:
- a CDS encoding 16S rRNA (uracil(1498)-N(3))-methyltransferase, which translates to MPATPAWPPASTPRLFIDTPLGPDAAPVIDGSSAHYLLGVMRLKAGDPVLLFDNRSGEWLAVVADAGKRSLTVRIERQTRPLERVPDLWLCFAPVKKARLDWIIEKATELGVARLQPVITERTIVERVKAERIAAQIVEACEQCGRTALPALADPVKLPQLLRDWPAERALLFADEAGGAAFNSVDAPAPAAILTGPEGGFTTRERDLLLDCSAVRRVALGPRILRAETAAIAATGLWMAKHGDWSGG; encoded by the coding sequence ATGCCCGCGACACCCGCCTGGCCGCCCGCCAGCACCCCCCGCCTGTTCATCGACACCCCGCTCGGACCCGATGCCGCGCCGGTGATCGACGGCAGTTCGGCGCATTATCTGCTCGGCGTCATGCGGCTGAAGGCAGGTGATCCGGTCTTGCTGTTCGACAACCGCAGCGGCGAATGGCTGGCGGTCGTCGCCGACGCCGGCAAGCGGTCGCTGACCGTGCGGATCGAGCGCCAGACGCGTCCGCTCGAACGCGTGCCCGACCTCTGGCTCTGCTTTGCGCCGGTCAAGAAGGCGCGGCTCGACTGGATTATCGAAAAGGCGACCGAACTCGGCGTCGCGCGCCTGCAGCCGGTGATCACCGAACGGACGATCGTCGAGCGGGTGAAGGCGGAACGGATCGCAGCGCAGATCGTCGAGGCATGCGAGCAATGCGGCCGCACCGCCCTTCCCGCACTCGCCGACCCCGTAAAGCTGCCGCAGCTTTTGCGGGACTGGCCGGCCGAACGTGCGCTCCTGTTCGCGGACGAAGCCGGCGGCGCAGCTTTCAATAGCGTCGATGCCCCGGCCCCGGCGGCAATTCTGACCGGGCCCGAAGGCGGCTTTACGACCCGCGAACGCGACCTGCTGCTGGACTGTTCCGCAGTCCGCCGCGTCGCGCTGGGCCCGCGCATCCTGCGCGCCGAAACCGCCGCGATCGCGGCGACCGGCCTGTGGATGGCGAAGCATGGCGACTGGAGCGGCGGCTAA
- a CDS encoding proprotein convertase P-domain-containing protein gives MALACLAAGLVAAPVGAQATTTYSNTTTGTISETATPCTAPLVRNFTVASNAQITDVDIGVQLSHTYRGDLRATLVSPGGTVVSLITNVGTSADNLNVLFDDGAAASISTHSSNDNTTAAPPYQRNFRPEGSLASFNGEASAGSWQLTICDSLNGDSGSFARAHLYLTTVPLTPYADLSLTKTVSSASPAFGASISYTLSVTNASASPLTATGVTVQDSLPPGFAFTGASGVGSYSSGTGVWTVGSIPPGTTRTLTISGTVTATSGATVTNSAEISASSAYDTDSTPGNGAAGEDDGDSASFTVSGTRTAGVAPTLVCPALTTTHDWDNISWSAGATSGSYALAGIGTTNFGITISGGSFLSNATYGGQSPTRQNVVTGGLSPAQYSIFELVDFTSQAGTATSTITLPTAVPGAQFRLFDIDYSSSQFADRVTVTGSFNGSPVMPVLTNGASNYVIGNSAYGDVLSADTSANGTVTVTFTAPVDTIVIEYGSHSIAPANPGQQGMAIHDIVFCRPVGNLAIAKTSGVVSDPVNGTTDPKAIPGATMRYCLLVTNNGSSTATTINIADPLPPTMTFVAGSMRSGTSCAGATTVEDDNASGADESDPFGASFAGATVSATTATLAPAAAMAVAFNVTVN, from the coding sequence ATGGCGCTCGCCTGTCTGGCGGCGGGTCTCGTCGCTGCGCCCGTCGGGGCGCAGGCCACCACGACGTACAGCAACACGACCACCGGAACGATCAGCGAGACCGCGACCCCGTGCACCGCCCCGCTGGTGCGCAATTTCACCGTCGCGTCGAACGCCCAGATCACCGACGTCGATATCGGCGTCCAGCTCAGCCACACCTATCGCGGCGACCTTCGCGCGACGCTGGTGTCGCCCGGCGGCACGGTGGTCAGCCTGATCACCAACGTCGGCACGTCGGCGGACAATCTGAACGTCCTGTTCGACGACGGCGCGGCCGCGAGCATCTCGACACACAGTTCGAACGACAACACGACAGCGGCCCCGCCCTATCAGCGCAATTTCAGGCCCGAAGGCTCGCTCGCCAGCTTCAACGGCGAAGCGTCGGCGGGAAGCTGGCAATTGACGATCTGCGATTCGCTGAACGGCGACAGCGGCAGCTTTGCCCGTGCACATCTCTATCTCACCACCGTACCGCTCACGCCCTATGCCGACCTTTCGCTGACCAAGACGGTGAGCAGCGCGTCGCCGGCGTTCGGCGCGAGCATCAGCTATACGTTGAGCGTCACCAATGCGAGCGCCTCGCCGCTCACCGCCACCGGCGTCACGGTACAGGACAGCCTGCCGCCGGGGTTCGCCTTCACCGGCGCCTCGGGCGTCGGAAGCTACAGCAGCGGTACGGGCGTCTGGACCGTCGGGAGTATCCCGCCGGGCACGACACGAACGCTGACGATCAGCGGCACGGTGACCGCAACGTCGGGCGCCACCGTCACCAACAGCGCCGAGATCAGCGCCTCTTCGGCCTATGACACGGACTCGACCCCCGGCAACGGCGCCGCCGGCGAGGACGATGGCGATTCGGCAAGCTTCACCGTGTCGGGTACGCGCACCGCAGGCGTCGCGCCGACGCTCGTCTGCCCCGCGCTGACGACGACCCACGACTGGGACAATATCAGCTGGTCGGCCGGAGCGACCAGCGGCAGCTATGCGCTTGCCGGCATCGGCACGACCAACTTCGGCATCACGATCAGCGGCGGCAGCTTCCTCAGCAACGCGACCTATGGCGGACAGTCGCCGACGCGGCAGAATGTCGTCACCGGCGGACTGTCGCCGGCGCAATATTCGATCTTTGAACTTGTCGATTTCACCAGCCAGGCGGGCACCGCCACCTCGACGATCACCTTGCCGACCGCGGTTCCCGGCGCCCAGTTCCGGTTGTTCGACATCGATTATTCGTCGAGCCAGTTTGCCGACCGCGTGACCGTCACGGGCAGCTTCAACGGATCGCCCGTCATGCCCGTACTGACCAACGGGGCGAGCAATTATGTCATCGGCAACAGCGCCTATGGCGACGTCCTGTCGGCCGACACCAGCGCCAACGGTACGGTAACCGTAACCTTCACCGCCCCGGTCGATACCATCGTCATCGAATATGGCAGCCATTCGATCGCGCCCGCAAATCCCGGGCAGCAGGGGATGGCGATCCACGACATCGTCTTTTGCCGCCCGGTCGGCAATCTCGCGATCGCCAAGACGAGCGGCGTCGTCAGCGATCCGGTCAACGGCACCACCGACCCCAAGGCGATCCCCGGCGCAACGATGCGCTATTGCCTGCTCGTGACGAACAACGGCAGCAGCACCGCGACCACGATCAATATCGCCGATCCGCTGCCGCCGACGATGACCTTCGTTGCGGGCTCGATGCGCAGCGGAACAAGCTGTGCCGGGGCGACGACGGTCGAGGACGACAATGCCAGCGGCGCCGACGAAAGCGACCCGTTCGGCGCGTCGTTCGCGGGCGCGACCGTATCGGCGACTACCGCGACTCTCGCCCCGGCCGCCGCGATGGCGGTCGCGTTCAACGTGACGGTCAACTAA
- a CDS encoding beta strand repeat-containing protein, with translation MASLARLARLGALLLIAAGAGAPAMAQRVIVNPSFESNNPQGAGAANYEIYTNGSVTGWDSASGEIELWDTGFQSVPAYDGSVFAEMNANVPGALYQNICMVNGETIGWTFAHRARSGGPATQTARFQIANGSGTLIQNLATQASTTANQVWNVNTGTATYSGASGVQRVQFITTDAGSYGNFLDDIRITLNPFIELSTATASGVESIASANLPGLVVSGTLFSARTVNVSITGGTATRGTDYTTPGGGATFTVTIPAGTYQNVTVPLGIQIIDDTVTEGSETIQIALNTGTGYTVSSTSSCGGTPRTASTYTITDNDSPVVLAKSWTNGIAGDAVGLSISGGLVPVAGSSTVGGSATNASTVAVAGTTLTLTESFTTGSAANYTSSIECRRNSDNAVVATGGSGLSRTVTMPSGTSLTCTFTNSRKSATLVVRKTWVNAQTTNAVTVASDGFVNDATLSSVANSANETDTNAAVTVYAAESGALTESWTVGNGANYAQALACTGNTTALAGNMLTVNPADTAIVCTFTNSRIAQQFRLAKTWSGATVGHTAAATTSGGTANASFSSTAPTATNGTQVTMRAGDVVNLPAESWGGGAVAALYNATVECTGGSPLASGATGRTLTIQPSTTATVCTYTNAYVLPLAIAKTSVAYSDPVNGTTNPKLIPGGFADYSITVTAPSGTAPTSNSVVVTDAIPANLALFVGTYAPGPGPIGFTAGSSGLTYSFTSLASGSDDLSFSSDGGSTWTYTPVADANGVDTNVTHVRVNPKGSMAPGSSFTINLRAMVE, from the coding sequence ATGGCTTCGCTGGCCCGCTTGGCGCGCCTGGGCGCACTCCTCCTCATCGCCGCCGGGGCCGGCGCGCCGGCGATGGCGCAGCGCGTCATCGTCAATCCCTCGTTCGAATCGAACAACCCGCAGGGCGCGGGCGCGGCGAATTACGAAATCTACACCAATGGATCGGTGACCGGCTGGGATTCGGCGTCGGGCGAGATCGAGCTGTGGGATACCGGCTTTCAGAGCGTTCCTGCCTATGACGGTTCGGTCTTCGCCGAAATGAACGCTAACGTGCCCGGCGCGCTCTACCAGAATATCTGCATGGTGAACGGCGAGACGATCGGCTGGACCTTTGCCCACCGCGCCCGCTCGGGCGGCCCGGCGACGCAGACCGCGCGCTTCCAGATCGCGAACGGCAGCGGCACGCTGATCCAGAATCTGGCGACGCAGGCATCGACCACGGCGAACCAGGTCTGGAACGTCAACACCGGCACCGCGACCTATAGCGGCGCGTCGGGCGTCCAGCGCGTCCAGTTCATCACCACCGACGCGGGCAGCTACGGCAATTTCCTCGACGACATCCGCATCACGCTCAATCCGTTCATCGAGCTGTCGACCGCGACCGCCTCGGGGGTCGAATCGATCGCGTCGGCGAACCTGCCGGGCCTTGTCGTCAGCGGCACCTTGTTCTCTGCGCGCACGGTCAACGTCAGCATTACCGGCGGCACCGCGACGCGCGGCACCGACTATACGACGCCCGGCGGCGGCGCGACCTTCACCGTCACCATTCCGGCCGGCACCTATCAGAATGTCACCGTCCCGCTCGGCATCCAGATCATCGACGATACGGTGACCGAGGGTAGCGAGACGATCCAGATCGCGCTGAACACGGGCACCGGCTACACCGTGTCGAGCACATCGAGCTGCGGCGGCACCCCGCGGACCGCCAGCACCTACACGATCACCGATAATGATTCGCCGGTCGTGCTCGCGAAGAGCTGGACGAACGGGATCGCGGGCGACGCGGTCGGGCTGTCGATTTCGGGGGGCCTCGTCCCCGTTGCCGGATCGTCGACCGTCGGCGGCAGCGCCACCAACGCCAGCACCGTCGCGGTCGCCGGAACGACGCTGACCCTGACCGAAAGCTTTACGACGGGATCGGCGGCGAATTACACCAGCAGCATCGAATGCCGCCGCAACAGCGACAATGCGGTGGTCGCGACCGGCGGCAGCGGGCTCAGCCGCACCGTGACGATGCCGTCGGGCACTTCGCTGACTTGTACCTTTACCAACAGCCGCAAGTCGGCGACGCTCGTCGTCCGCAAGACCTGGGTCAATGCCCAGACGACCAACGCGGTCACCGTGGCGAGCGACGGCTTCGTCAACGATGCGACGCTGTCCTCGGTCGCGAACAGCGCCAACGAAACCGACACCAATGCCGCGGTCACCGTCTATGCCGCCGAAAGCGGCGCGCTGACCGAAAGCTGGACGGTCGGCAATGGCGCTAATTATGCGCAGGCGCTCGCCTGCACCGGCAATACGACCGCGCTGGCGGGCAATATGTTGACGGTCAATCCCGCCGACACCGCGATCGTCTGTACCTTCACCAACAGCCGCATCGCGCAGCAGTTCCGCCTCGCCAAAACATGGTCGGGCGCCACGGTCGGCCACACCGCCGCCGCGACGACGAGCGGCGGCACCGCCAATGCCAGCTTCAGTTCGACCGCGCCGACCGCGACAAACGGAACGCAGGTCACGATGCGGGCGGGCGACGTCGTGAACCTTCCCGCCGAAAGCTGGGGCGGCGGCGCGGTCGCTGCGCTCTATAACGCCACGGTCGAATGCACCGGCGGCAGCCCGCTCGCCAGCGGCGCGACGGGACGGACGCTGACGATCCAGCCGAGCACGACGGCGACGGTGTGCACCTACACCAACGCCTATGTCCTGCCGCTCGCGATCGCCAAGACTTCGGTCGCCTATAGCGACCCGGTGAACGGGACGACGAACCCGAAGCTGATCCCCGGCGGATTCGCCGATTATAGCATCACCGTCACCGCGCCGTCGGGCACCGCACCGACGAGCAATAGCGTCGTCGTTACCGACGCGATCCCCGCCAACCTTGCGCTGTTCGTCGGCACCTATGCGCCCGGGCCCGGGCCGATCGGCTTTACCGCCGGGAGCAGCGGCCTGACCTACAGCTTCACCAGCCTCGCGAGCGGCAGCGACGACCTCAGCTTCTCGAGCGACGGCGGCTCGACCTGGACCTATACCCCGGTCGCCGACGCCAATGGTGTCGACACCAATGTCACCCATGTCCGCGTCAATCCGAAGGGCAGCATGGCACCGGGATCGAGCTTCACGATCAACCTGCGCGCGATGGTCGAATAG
- a CDS encoding glutamate--cysteine ligase produces MSTRTASDSNDPVVEHASDLAVPMIKGEKPRERWRIGTEHEKFVYRTADHRAPSYDEPGGIRDLLMALTRFGWEPVIEGDNVIALAGSDGTVSLEPAGQLELSGAPVENLHQTCAETGRHLKQVKEVGAELGLGFLGLGMWPDKTRAELPIMPKGRYKIMLEHMPRVGTMGLDMMLRTCTIQTNLDYSSEADMVQKFRVSLALQPLATALFASSPFTEGKPNGYMSYRSHIWTDTDPARTGMLPFVFEDGFGYERYVDYMLDVPMYFVFRDGKYIDAAGQSFRDFLKGELPALPGEKPRLSDWNDHLSTAFPEVRLKSFLEMRGADGGPWNRICALPALWVGLLYDQSALDAAWDLVKGWSIEEQQTLRDAVPAEGLDAAAPGGGTLGELAHRVLDIAAAGLAARGEVNSMGDNEVGFLEPLRRIAKSGKSPAHDLLDRYDGAWNHDLSKIYDELSF; encoded by the coding sequence ATGAGCACGCGCACCGCCTCGGACAGCAACGATCCCGTCGTCGAACATGCGAGCGATCTCGCAGTTCCCATGATCAAGGGCGAAAAGCCCCGCGAACGCTGGCGCATCGGCACCGAGCACGAGAAATTCGTCTATCGCACCGCCGACCATCGCGCCCCGTCCTATGACGAGCCCGGCGGCATCCGCGACTTGCTGATGGCGCTGACCCGCTTCGGCTGGGAACCGGTGATCGAGGGCGATAATGTCATCGCGCTAGCCGGCAGCGACGGCACCGTCAGCCTCGAACCTGCGGGGCAACTCGAACTTTCGGGCGCGCCGGTCGAAAATCTCCACCAGACCTGCGCCGAGACCGGCCGCCACCTGAAGCAGGTCAAGGAAGTCGGCGCCGAGCTCGGGCTCGGCTTCCTCGGCCTCGGCATGTGGCCCGACAAGACGCGTGCCGAGCTGCCGATCATGCCCAAGGGCCGCTACAAGATCATGCTCGAGCATATGCCGCGCGTCGGCACGATGGGGCTCGACATGATGCTGCGCACCTGCACGATCCAGACCAACCTCGACTATTCGTCAGAGGCCGACATGGTGCAGAAGTTCCGCGTGTCGCTCGCGCTCCAGCCGCTCGCGACCGCGCTCTTCGCCAGCTCGCCCTTCACCGAGGGTAAGCCCAACGGCTATATGTCGTATCGCAGCCATATCTGGACGGATACCGATCCGGCGCGCACCGGCATGCTGCCCTTCGTGTTCGAAGACGGCTTCGGCTACGAACGCTATGTCGACTATATGCTCGACGTGCCGATGTATTTCGTCTTCCGCGATGGGAAATATATCGACGCCGCGGGGCAAAGCTTCCGCGACTTCCTGAAGGGCGAACTGCCGGCGCTCCCCGGCGAAAAGCCGCGCCTTTCCGACTGGAACGACCATCTGTCGACCGCCTTTCCGGAGGTGCGGCTCAAAAGCTTCCTCGAAATGCGCGGCGCCGACGGCGGCCCGTGGAACCGTATCTGCGCCCTTCCCGCGCTCTGGGTCGGGCTGCTCTACGACCAAAGCGCGCTCGATGCCGCGTGGGACCTCGTCAAGGGCTGGAGCATCGAGGAACAGCAGACGCTCCGCGACGCGGTTCCGGCCGAGGGCCTCGACGCCGCTGCCCCGGGCGGCGGCACGCTCGGCGAGCTCGCCCACCGCGTTCTCGACATCGCCGCGGCAGGGCTGGCCGCGCGCGGCGAGGTCAATTCGATGGGCGACAACGAGGTCGGCTTCCTCGAACCGCTGCGTCGCATCGCCAAGAGCGGCAAATCGCCGGCGCACGACCTACTCGACCGCTATGACGGCGCGTGGAACCACGACCTTTCGAAGATTTACGACGAGCTCAGCTTCTAG
- a CDS encoding Dps family protein gives MSSMSATTMSDTQKNEPAVADALNALLADSFALYLKTKNYHWHVHGPHFRELHLLFDEQATQILATTDLIAERVRKNGAVTLRSVGDIGRRQSIRDDDAAGVAPDAMVRALAEDNRTLLAQIREAKAAAEEAGDIATSGLVDGWADETQQRIWFLEATLGY, from the coding sequence ATTTCTTCCATGTCCGCTACGACGATGTCCGACACGCAGAAAAATGAGCCTGCGGTTGCCGACGCGCTCAACGCGCTGCTCGCCGACAGCTTTGCGCTCTATCTCAAGACGAAGAATTATCACTGGCACGTCCACGGCCCGCATTTTCGCGAACTGCATCTGCTGTTCGATGAACAGGCGACGCAGATTCTCGCGACCACCGACCTGATCGCCGAGCGGGTGCGCAAGAATGGCGCGGTGACTTTGCGCTCGGTCGGCGACATCGGCCGTCGCCAGTCGATCCGCGACGACGATGCCGCTGGCGTCGCGCCCGACGCGATGGTCCGTGCGCTCGCGGAGGACAACCGGACGCTGCTCGCGCAGATCCGGGAAGCGAAAGCGGCCGCCGAGGAGGCGGGCGACATCGCGACGAGTGGGCTCGTCGACGGCTGGGCCGACGAAACGCAGCAGCGCATCTGGTTTCTGGAAGCGACGCTGGGATATTGA